The Nocardioides sp. cx-173 genome segment TCCTGGCCACGAAGGCCGGCATCTCGCGGCGCTCCGGGGAGCGGGACACCAACACCTCCCGCGGCAGCCTGCTCACCACGCTCGACGCGTCCCTGCAGCGCCTGGGCGTCGAGCATGTGGACCTCTGGCAGGTCCACATCTGGTCCGACGAGACCCCGATCGAGGAGACGCTCACGGCCCTCGACCTGGCGGTGACGTCCGGCCGGGCGTCGTACGTCGGCATCTCCAACTACACCGGGTGGCAGACCGCCCAGGCCGCCACATGGCAGCGGGCGGTCCCCGGGCGGGTGAGCCTGGCGTCCACCCAGGTCGAGTACTCCCTGCTCAACCGCGGCGTCGAGCGAGAGGTGCTCCCCGCGGCGCAGGCGCTCGGCCTCGGGGTGCTGCCGTGGTCGCCGCTGGGCCGCGGCGTCCTCACCGGCAAGTACCGCACCGGCACCCCCTCGGACTCGCGGGGCGCCTCGCCGGTCTTCTCCGGCTTCGTCAGCGCCTACCTCGACGAGCGCAGCGGTCGCATCGTGGAGGCGGTGGCCCGCGCCGCGGAGGGCCTCGGCTGGACGACGCTCGAGGTGGCGCTCGTGTGGGTGCGGGACCGTCCTGGCGTCACCTCCCCCATCGTCGGTGCCCGCACCGCCGCCCAGCTCCGCGGAGCACTCGCCCTCGAGGACAAGGAGCTCCCGCCCGAGATCGTCGCCGCCCTCGATGACGTCTCGGAGCCGACATGAGCCGGCACGAACGCCGGGCGCCGGGGCGCGGGGTGGAGTGGGAGTTCGACCGGGTGACCTTCCCCCGCGAGTTCCCGCGCAACGTCGTCACCAAGCTGCTCGTCGAGCGCGCCGAGCACGGCGGCTGGGAGCTCGACCGGGTCCGCATGACCGCCGACGGGACCCGGCGGGTCGTGCTGCGCCGCAAGATCATCCGGGCCGTTCGCACCGCCTGAGCTCGGCGAAGGCCCGCGGTTTGGTCACAAACCGCGCGCCGGCGGCCCGCAGATCTGCGGTTTGTGACCAAACCGCGGGGTCGACCCGCGCGCGATCACTCGCCGCGCAGCGCCCGGAGACTCTCCTCCGCGGTGAGCCGCGACGCCTCGGGGAGCGTGGGCAGCGCGAGCAGCCGCTCGAAGGTCTCGATCGCCTCCTGGCGACGCTCGAGGCGCTCCAGGGAGATTCCCATCGCGCCGAGCGCCACCGCCGCGGACTCCCCGTCCGGGTCGAGCTGCACCGCCCGCTCGTACCACTCCATGGCCTCATCGACGCGCTGCGCCCTGAGATGCATCGTCGCGATGTTCGTGCTCGCCAGGGACCTGGCGTACTCCGGGACGTCGTCGAGGGCGAGCACGCTGAGGAAGGTGCGGTAGGCCTGCTCGGCGTCGCCGGCCTCGCTGGCCCCCAGCGCCTGGACGAAGAGGTGCTCCCAGGGAGTCGTCGTCATGGCTCAGGCCTCGCCCAGGAACCGGTCGAACACCCGCGCCCCGAACTCCAGCGCGTCGACGGGCACCCGCTCGTCGACGCCGTGGAAGAGCGCGGTGAAGTCCAGTTCGGCAGGTAGCCGCAGGGGCGCGAAGCCGTAGGAGGTCATGCCCAGCTTGCCGAAGTGCTTGGCGTCGGTGCCGCCGCTCATCAGGTACGGCGCCACGATCGCGTCGGGGTCCTCCGCCAGGAGGGCGCGGGTCATCGTGTCCACGATGGCGCCCTCGTAGGGCATCTCCCACGGCTGCTGCTTGGAGAGGTAGTCGATGGACACGTGCTCGCCGCACAGCTCGGCCAGCGTCGCGAAGAACTCGTCCTCGTAGCCGGGCAGGAAGCGCCCGTCGACGTGCCCGGTCGCCTCGGTCGGGATGACGTTCACCTTGTAGCCAGCGCTGAGCATGGTGGGGTTGGTGGTGTTGCGGATGACCGCGCCGAGCATCCGGGCGGCACTGCCGAACTCCTCGATCAGGCTCTCGGCGTTGTCCGGGGTCGCCTCCGTGCCGACCAGCTCGGCGACGGACGCCAGCAGGGTCTGCATCGTGGGGGTGAGCCGGACCGGCCACTCGTAGGCGCCGATGCGCGCCACGGCCGCGGCCAGGTCGGTGACGGCGTTCTCGGCGTTCATCATTGAGCCGTGACCCGCGCGACCGCGGGCCGTCAGGCGCATCCAGGCCATGCCCTTCTCGGCGGCCTCGATCAGGTACAGCCGCCGACCGCGGACCGTGGTGCTGAAGCCCCCCACCTCGCCGATGGCCTCGGTGCAGCCCTCGAACTCCTCGGCGTGCCTCTCGACGAGCACCTGCGCGCCGAGGTGGCCGCCGGCCTCCTCGTCGGCGGTGAAGGCGAGTACGACGGGCCGCTGCGGGACGGCGCCGGCCCGCGCCCGCGCGCGCACCACCGAGAGCAGCATCGCGTCGAAGTCCTTCATGTCGACGGCACCCCGGCCCCACACGTAGCCGTCCTGCACCTCGCCGGAGAACGGGTGAACCTGCCAGTCCGCGGCTGCGGCCGGGACCACGTCCAGGTGGGCGTGCAGCAGCAGCGCGCCCCGCTCGGGGACACTGCCGTCCGCCGGACCGCCCCAGTGCGCCACGACGGAGGTGCGCCCCGGTGTCGACTCGTACAGCCGCGACTCGATGCCGACCTCGTCGAGCAGTCCGGCGACGTACTCGGCCGCCTTGCGCTCCCCCGGGCCGTCCTGGTCGCCGTAGTTGCTCGTGTCGATCCGGATCAGCTCGCGACACAGCTCGACGACCTCGCCGGTGGGGTCGTAGGCCATGGTCTCGCCCTCGGTGGTCATGACCCCATCAAAGCATTGCCGCGCGGCCACCCGATGCGGGGCCGGGGCGCTGCCTTTGCTACTGTTCCACAGCACTCGTCCGGGTGGCGGAATTGGCAGACGCGCTAGCTTGAGGTGCTAGTGCCCGTATTAGGGCGTGGGGGTTCAAGTCCCCCCTCGGACACTCAGAAGGCCCCGGCTCCACGGGGCCTTTTGTTCATTTCGGGCCCTCGCGACCTGTCCGTACGGCGTCCTCCTCAGCCGGGGATGCGCTCTGCCCGCTGCAGGTTGCGGACGAGCTCCTCCGAGCTCTGCCCGTCGACGTGATGGCGCCACATCGGCGTCCCGGGGGCGCTGCGCCACGACTCGCTCAGAGGGCTGTTGTCGACAGCGTCGAACCCGAGGTCGTCGTACAACCGCGTCACCAGCTCGACAGCCTCGCGGTGGTCGCTCGAGACGACGAGCGCCTTGCGGTCGGGGTGGCCGGCGGGCCGCGCCAGTCGGACGATGCCCGGCAACGCGTCCTCGGGACCGCGCAGCGGGAGCCGCTCGTGGAACTGGACGTGAGTGAACGCCTTGACGACCTGGGAGGTCGGCAGCTGCTCCTGTCGGAGCTCGTGGACCGTGCTGCGGCCCGAGTCGACCTCGGGGTAGTTGCCGTCACGCCAGACCATGTAGTTGTTGTTGTCGATCACGACCTTGCCCGCCAGCTCGTCCGCCGGCAGCGTGGCGCCGGGTGCGTACGGGAACGCCAGGATGGCGAAGTCCGACTCCGCGGCTGCCTCCGAGCTCGTGGCGGCCCGCGCCCGAGGACCGAGCTCGCGCACCAGGTCCTGCAGGGTCTCGGGCCCTCGTGAGTTGGCGATGACGATGTCGTAGCCCGCGTCCACCGCTATCCGGGCCAGGACACTGCCTGCCTGGCCGGAGCCGAGGATTCCGAACGTGCTCATGTCGTCCTGCTCTCTGAGGGTGCTGCGATGCTGCGGTGCGTTAGTCGACCCGCGGCGCCTGGGGCAACGTCGCCAGGGCGGCCTCGGCGATGGCCATGACCTCCTCGGCGCTTCCGCCGTCCCGGGCGCAGCCGGACATGCCACGCAGCACGGCCACGAGGAACAAGGCCAAGCGGCCGGTGTTGGTCGTGGCCGGGAGGTCGCCGTCCCGCACCCCCTGGTCGAGGCGGTCCTGAAGACGCCTGCGGAGAGCCTCCCGCTGTGCAGCGAGCCGCGGCTCGGTCAGCATGAGACATCCCGGCGGCGTCTCCGAGTCGGTGTGGGCGCGAGCGGCGTCGTCCAGGATCTGGGCGATCGCGTCCCGCGCCGTCGGCAGGGCCGCTGCCCGATCGACGGCCTCGCACGTGCGCTGGAAGTACACGCTCGAGGCCTCCTCGAAGAGGCGGTGCTTGTCGCCGAAAGCGGCGTACAGGCTCGGTGGCGTCACCCCCATCGCCGCGGTGAGGATCGCGACGGACGTCTCGTCGTAGCCGGCGCGCCAGAACTGCTCGACCGCCACCGCCAGAGCGGCGTCTCGGTCGAAGCTTCGGGGTCGGCCTGCCATGAGGAGAAGCATACCGTAGTGATCGCTACGGTATGTGCTACGCTCCCCGAATAATCAATAGTGATCACTACAGAATGAGGATCGTCATGAATCTCGAGGGGGCAGTGGTGCTGGTCACCGGCGCGAACCGAGGCATCGGAGCAGCGTTCGTCGACCAGCTCAAGCAGCGCGGGGCACGCAAGATCTACGCCGGAGCGCGTGACATCGAGACCCTGGATGCTCAGGGCGTGCACCCACTCGAGCTCGACGTCACCGACGCCGACCACATCGACGCCGCGGCTCGCGCGGCCGGCGACGTCCAGGTGCTCATCAACAACGCAGGGATCTCGACGGGAACGGCGTTGGTGACCGGGGCGGAAGCGAACATCCGGCGCGAGCTGGACACGAACTTCTACGGACCGCTGTTGATGACGCGTGCGTTCGCCCCGGTCCTGGCCGGCAACGGAGGTGGCGCGCTCCTCAATGTGATCTCTGCGCTGTCGTGGTTCACGGCGCCGGGCGCCGGCGCCTACGCCGCATCGAAGGCCGCGGCCTGGATGCTGACCGACAGCACGCGACTGGAGCTCGCAGCGCAAGGCACCCACGTCGTGGGAGTGCACATGGGCATGGTCGACACCGACATGGTCCGCGACATCCAGGGGCCGAAGGTCGCACCGGCGGACCTGGCCAGCGCCGGCCTCGACGCCATCGAGTCGGGTGCCCAGGAAGTGCTCGGCGACGACTGGGCGCGGTTCGTGAAGTCCGGGCTCACCCTGGCTCCGGGCGCGCGGTACGAGCAGATCCTCGCGGCGCTGGCAGCCTGAGGCGGATCACTCGCTCGTCCGCGGGCCTGCCACCGACGTGCTCACGCCATCGGGCCGACTCCGTCACCAGGGACCCGGGACCACGTACCTCGTGCGGATGCCGGGTCGTGGCGTGATCAGCGTCCCGGCCTGGCGGCGGCGCTCCGCACCAGCGACGTCACGACGACGACGCTGAACACGATCAGCCCGCACACCATGGCGCGGGCCAGCTGTCCCTCGGCGTGCACGTCCCCATAGCCGACCGTGGCCATGGTGCTGAGGGTGAAGTAGAGCGCGTCGGTGCGGGTGCTGAGGCCGTCGAACTGACGAGGGGCGAGCAGCTCGACGAGGTAGAAGGCCAACGAGAACGCCGCGACGAGCGCCACCACCATGATCGTCAGCACGCCGCCGGGGCGCATCTCGGCGCCACGGCGGACGTGGCGCAGCTCGAGCGCCATCGCTCCCCCGACCAGAGCGAGGCCGGCCACCGTCAGCAGCAGGCTGGCCGCGATGGCGGCGGTGGATCCGGCCCACTCGACGGGGAAGGCGAAGTAGGCGACGAGCACGCCGGTGGACGCCCAGGCCGGGTGCTGCCAGCGCGCGACGCCGCGAGCACGACCGGAGCCGTCCCGCTCGTGCGACGGGGGAACGGACTCCGCGGCCATGGCGACCTCCTGAGGCGGCAGGACTCCAGCCACCGCGACTGGAGGTCGTGCGGCGCGTCGTGCTCGCGCCGTTCCATCGTCGGGTACGGGCGAAGATGCGTCGAGGCTCGACCTGCGTCCACCCGCGGAGGGGACTACCTGGTTCGGACGGTCCCGCCCGCCTCGCTGTGGGACCTCCGGCGGCGCTATGTCTCAGGGCGCCGTGTCCCGTCCACGTGCGATCCGGACCATCGCTCCACGGGCCTGGGGTGCGTCTCGGACCTCAGGTAGGCGCAGCGCGCACGGGACCAAGGTCCCGGTTCGGTGGGTCCGCTGGTCCCTCGCCGTCCCGGCCCTGCTGGGTGAGACTGGCTGGACGAGGAGGTGACCCACGTGGACGCCAACCGGAGCTTAGGACGACTCGCCGAGCTCACGCCGTACGACTGCTGGTCGCTGCTCGAGGACGTCGAGGTCGGGAGAGTGGCCTGGTGCACCATCGACGGACCGGCGGTGGTGCCGGTCAACGTCACGGTCGCCGACGGGGCGCTGTGGTTCCGCACCGCGCCGTACTCCACCCTCGTCAACCACTGCCGGGGCGGCCGGGTCGCCGTCGAGATCGACAACCTGGATCCGACGCGACGCGCCGGCTGGAGCGTGGTCGTCACCGGCATCGCCGAGATCGTGGACGGCGACGAGGTCCCCGGCGGCGTGCACCTGCTGGACACGTGGGCGCCGGGCAGCCGCACCGCCCACGTGCGCGTGGAGACTCAGCAGGTGACCGGTCGCCGGCTCACACCCCCCGCGCCCTGACCACTCCCCTTCGCTGCCACCTGTCGCCCCGTCCGCCACGCCCCGAGGAGAACCATGACCGACGCCCCGCAGACCCACCTCGACAGCATCTTCGTCGGCTTCGACGGCTCGGCACCGTCCGAGGCGGCCCTCGAGTGGGCCGCGGAGCAGGCGTCGCTGGAGGGCCGGCCCCTCGTGCTGGTCCATGCCGTGGCGCCGCTGAGCTCCGGAGCCGCCGCATCGCTCGGCTCGCTCGGCATCGACACACTGCGCCTGCGTGAGGACATTCTGGCCGACGCCGAGGCGCTGCTCGAGCGCGCGCGCAAGCGTGCGACCGCCGGGCGCCCGGACCTCGAGGTGCACCAGATGGCGCGGATCGCGGATCCCCGCGAGACGCTGCTGTCGCTGGCCGGCGAGGACCGCCTCGTGGTCGTGGGCTCGCGCGGCATGGGCCCCGTCCGCAGCCTGCTCCTCGGCTCGGTCAGTCTGGCCCTCACCAAGCACGCATCGGGCCCGGTGGTCATCGTGCGGCCGAACCGGGCGGCCGAGGCCCCCGGGGACGTCCTCGTCGCGGTCGCCCTCGACGGGACCGACGGTCCCGTGCTGGACCTGGCCTTCCGGGTCGCCTCCTTCCGCGGGCAACAGCTCACCGTGCTGCACTGCTTCTGGGACGCCAGCCAGGTCTCGAGCGGCTCCGCCGACGTGCCCGACGACGAGCCGGGCCTGGAGGATCTGCGCGCGCAGATCAGCAAGCTGGTCGAGGCGTCGCAGGCGGCGTACCCGTCGGTGCCCGTGCACCTGCAGCTCGCCCGAGGATTCGTCGACGCCCGGCTGCTGGAGGCCAGCCGCCACACCGGCCTGGTGGTGCTCGGCCACCAGCGCAAGCCCCTGCTCGGGGAGCTCGTCTACGGCTCTGTCGCACCCCAGGTCGTGGAGGCCAGCGCCTGCTCGGTGGCAGTGGTCGGTCTCGCCGACCCGGAGCACTGAGAACGGGACCGGCCCGGCGCCGGCCCTGTCGCGCCGTGAGCGCGGGCTGGAGGCGGTGACTCTTCTCGTACCCCTCCCGGCTGACACCGGCTGGGTGCACGATGGGCGCATGACCGACCTACAGCACCGCGCCAGCGAGCTCCTCCGCCTTCACCAGGACCCGAGCCTCCTCACCGTCGTCAACGTCTGGGACGTGATTACGGCGAAGGTCGTGAGCGCCGTCGAGGGCACCACCGCCCTCGCCACCGCGAGCCACTCGATCGCGGCGTCCCGCGGCTACGAAGACGGCGAGAACATCCCGGTCGACGAGATGATCGCCGAGGTCGCGCGCATCGTCGCCGCGACCTCGTTGCCGGTCTCGGCCGACCTGGAGGGCGGCTACGGCGACGCGCCGGAGACCATCCGCAAGGCGATCGGCGTCGGCGTCGTCGGTGCCAACCTGGAGGACCAGATGAAGCCGCTGTCCGAGGCGGCCGCGCAGGTCGAGGCGGTCATGAGGGCCGCCGCCGCGGAGGGCGTCGCGGACTTCGTGCTCAACGCCCGCACCGACGCCTTCCTCAAGGCCGGTGACCGCGACCCGGCCGACGTCCTCGCCGACGCGATCGCGCGCGGGCGCGCATTCCTCGACGCCGGCGCCCCGGTGGTGTTCGTGCCGGGCCGGCTGAACGAGGAGCAGGTCGTCGCGCTCGTGGACGCCCTCGGCCCGCAGCGCCTGACCCTCATCGGCATCCCTGGCATCCCACCCTTGAGCCGCCTGGAGGAGCTCGGCGTCGCCCGCGTCTCCTACGGCCCGATGCCGCAGAACGTCGCCCTCACCGCCCTCGCCAAGCTGGTCGAGGACGTCCACGCCGGTGGCGGGGTGCCCGCCGACATGCGCATCCTGAACTGACCGCGCCCCGGATTCGACCCGCGGATTGGTCACAAACCGCGCGTACCGGCCGGTAGAACGTGTGGTTTGGTCACAAACCTCGGGTACAGCCGGCAGCCGATCGCGGTGGTCGTACGTACGGACGCGGCGTCAGCGCAGGGTGGTACCGACCCAGGCAGGGTCGCTGTCCGCCTGTCCCTGGATGTCGCCGTCGGAGTCGGTGGCCTGGGTCTGGCCGGCCAGTGAGCGGACGATGGCCTCGTCGACCGACAGGAAGCTGTGGCCGGGAGCCAGGTCGCGACGTACGTCGTCCTCGGTGCAGACCATGTCGTGGGCCAGGCTCCGCACGAGAGCGCGGACGGTGGCTCGTGGCAGACCCGACACCAGCGCGACGGCCTCCCCGACCAGGCACTCCGGCGCGAGGGGCAGGACCAGCTGCGGCCGCTGCAGGTCGGCGAGCGTGGCGAACCGGTCCAGCAGCTCTCGGTAGCTGAGAACCTCGTCCCCGCCGACGTCGTAGGCCCGGTTGTCCGGGTCGCCGTCGAGCGCCCGCACCAGCAGGTAGACGACGTCCTCGACGGCGACCGGCTGGATGTCGCGCTGCATCCACGCCGGCACCGGCGTCACGGCGAGCCGCTCACTGACCCGGCGCATCAGCTCGAAGGACGTCGAGCCGGCACCGATGACCATGGCCGCGCGGAGCACGGTGGTGGGGACGGCGCAGGCCAGCAGGATGTCCTCCACCTCCAGGCGCGAGCGCAGGTGGTCGGACAGACGGCCCGGCGGCACCAGGCCGGAGAGGTAGACGATGCGCGACACCTGGGCGTACTCGCACGCGTCGGCGACGTACTGGGCGGCCTCCCGGTCCCGCTTGAGGAACTCCCCCGAGGCCATCGAGTGCACCAGGTAGAACAGGGCGTCCACCTCACGGACGGCCAGGTGGACCGACACGGTGTCCTCGACGTCGAGATAGCGGCGCTCCACACGGTCCGACCAGGCGAAGCGGTCGAGAGCGTCCAGGTCACGCGCCGCAGCGACCACGTCGTGCCCCGCGGCGAGCAGCGACGGCACCAGCCGCGACCCGACGTACCCCGTCGCGCCCGTCACCAGCACCCGCATGTCCCATCCCTCCGTCGCCGCGCCCGGCAAGGCCCTCGACGCTAGCCAGTGCGTCCCACTACCCCATACTCGGGCGGTGGACACCCGCCCCTTCCGCGTCGGCTTCGTCACCGGCGCGACCCCCGACAAGTGGGCGCGCGTATGGCGCCAGCGCTACCCCCGCACCCCGCTCGAGCTGGTCCCGGTGACCCAGGCCGACCAGGAGCGCGGCCTGCGAGAGGGGAGCCTGGACATGGCGCTGGTCAGGCTCCCCGTGAACCGAGAGGGCCTGCACTGCATCCCGCTGTACGACGAGGTGCCGGTCGTGGTCGCCGGGCTCGAGCACCTGGTGGCCGCCGCCGACGAGGTCACGCTGGACGACCTGGCCGACGAGCAGCTGGTGCTCCCCCACGAGTCGGGGTGGACGCCGAGCGCCGAGCAGCTCGACTGGCCGGACATGGACCTCAAGGACGCCGTCGAGGTCGTCGCCTCCGGCACGGGGATCCTGCTCGTGCCGATGTCGGTCGCCCGGCTCCACCAGCGCAAGGACGTCGTCTACCGTCCCGTCACCGACCTGCCCACCACCAAGGTGGGCCTCGCGTGGCTCGTCGACAACGACGACGACCGGGTCCAGACCTTCATCGGCATCGTCCGCGGCCGCACCGAGCGGTCCTCGCGCTAGCCCTGCCGGGCCCCGCACCACCCGTGGTTTGGTCACAAACCGCAGATCGCCGAGCCGCGGAGATGCGGTTTGTGACCAAACCGCGTCCTCACCAGGACGTTGCGAGCGGCCGGCCCTCGTGGAAACCGGCGGCCGACTGCACGCCGACGACGGCGCGGTCGTGCAGCTCGGCGAGGGTGGCGGCGCCGGCGTAGGTGCAGGCGGAGCGCACGCCGGAGCAGATCTCGTCGATGAGGTCCTCGACGCCGGGACGGGCGGGGTCGAGGTACATCCGCGACGAGGAGATGCCCTCCTCGTAGAGGCCCTTGCGGGCGCGGTCGTAGGCCGACTCCGTGGAGGTCCGGTTGGCGACGGCGCGGGCCGACGCCATGCCGAACGACACCTTGTAGGCACGACCCTGGGAGTCCTCGAGCAGGTCGCCGGGCGACTCGTGCGTCCCGGCGAACCACGAGCCGACCATCACCGAGGACGCGCCCGCGGCGAGCGCGAGGGCCACGTCGCGGGGGTGGCGCACCCCGCCGTCGGCCCAGACGTGACTGCCCAGCTCCCGGGCGGCGGCCGCGCACTCCAGCACCGCCGAGAACTGCGGGCGGCCCACGCCGGTCATCATCCGCGTCGTGCACATGGCGCCGGGCCCCACGCCGACCTTGACGATGTCCGCCCCGGCCTCGACCAGGGCGCGAGTGCCCTCGGCCGACACGACGTTGCCGGCGGCGACGGGCACCCCCGGATCCAGGGCGCGTACGGCGCGCAGTGCGTCGAGCATCCGGTCCTGGTGGCCGTGGGCGGTGTCGACGACCAGGCAGTCGACCCCCGCGCCGAGCAGTTCGGCGGCCTTGCCGGCCACGTCGCCGTTGACCCCCACCGCGGCGGCGACCCGCAGCCCGCCGGTGGCGTCGACGGCCGGGCGGTAGAGCGTGGCACGCAGGGCGCCGGTGCGGGTCAGGACGCCCGCCAGCCGGCCGTCGCGGCGTACCGCCACGGCGAGGATCGCCCCGGTCTCGTCGAGCGCGTCGAAGGCCGCGCGCGGGTCGGCGTCGTCGGGGATGAGCACGGGGCGATGGTTCATGACCTGGCCGACCTGCGCGAAGCGGTCGACCTCGGCGCAGTCGGACTCCGAGACCACCCCGAGCGGGCGCCCCAGGGCGTCGACG includes the following:
- a CDS encoding SDR family oxidoreductase encodes the protein MNLEGAVVLVTGANRGIGAAFVDQLKQRGARKIYAGARDIETLDAQGVHPLELDVTDADHIDAAARAAGDVQVLINNAGISTGTALVTGAEANIRRELDTNFYGPLLMTRAFAPVLAGNGGGALLNVISALSWFTAPGAGAYAASKAAAWMLTDSTRLELAAQGTHVVGVHMGMVDTDMVRDIQGPKVAPADLASAGLDAIESGAQEVLGDDWARFVKSGLTLAPGARYEQILAALAA
- a CDS encoding tetratricopeptide repeat protein, coding for MTTTPWEHLFVQALGASEAGDAEQAYRTFLSVLALDDVPEYARSLASTNIATMHLRAQRVDEAMEWYERAVQLDPDGESAAVALGAMGISLERLERRQEAIETFERLLALPTLPEASRLTAEESLRALRGE
- a CDS encoding aldo/keto reductase, which encodes MQQRSVGHTGLKVSRVGLGTMTWGRDTDEHEARDQLIAFAEAGGTLVDTAAGYTDGDSESLIGRLIGDVVARDEIVLATKAGISRRSGERDTNTSRGSLLTTLDASLQRLGVEHVDLWQVHIWSDETPIEETLTALDLAVTSGRASYVGISNYTGWQTAQAATWQRAVPGRVSLASTQVEYSLLNRGVEREVLPAAQALGLGVLPWSPLGRGVLTGKYRTGTPSDSRGASPVFSGFVSAYLDERSGRIVEAVARAAEGLGWTTLEVALVWVRDRPGVTSPIVGARTAAQLRGALALEDKELPPEIVAALDDVSEPT
- a CDS encoding DUF5703 family protein; translation: MSRHERRAPGRGVEWEFDRVTFPREFPRNVVTKLLVERAEHGGWELDRVRMTADGTRRVVLRRKIIRAVRTA
- a CDS encoding M20/M25/M40 family metallo-hydrolase, which translates into the protein MTTEGETMAYDPTGEVVELCRELIRIDTSNYGDQDGPGERKAAEYVAGLLDEVGIESRLYESTPGRTSVVAHWGGPADGSVPERGALLLHAHLDVVPAAAADWQVHPFSGEVQDGYVWGRGAVDMKDFDAMLLSVVRARARAGAVPQRPVVLAFTADEEAGGHLGAQVLVERHAEEFEGCTEAIGEVGGFSTTVRGRRLYLIEAAEKGMAWMRLTARGRAGHGSMMNAENAVTDLAAAVARIGAYEWPVRLTPTMQTLLASVAELVGTEATPDNAESLIEEFGSAARMLGAVIRNTTNPTMLSAGYKVNVIPTEATGHVDGRFLPGYEDEFFATLAELCGEHVSIDYLSKQQPWEMPYEGAIVDTMTRALLAEDPDAIVAPYLMSGGTDAKHFGKLGMTSYGFAPLRLPAELDFTALFHGVDERVPVDALEFGARVFDRFLGEA
- a CDS encoding NADPH-dependent F420 reductase; this encodes MSTFGILGSGQAGSVLARIAVDAGYDIVIANSRGPETLQDLVRELGPRARAATSSEAAAESDFAILAFPYAPGATLPADELAGKVVIDNNNYMVWRDGNYPEVDSGRSTVHELRQEQLPTSQVVKAFTHVQFHERLPLRGPEDALPGIVRLARPAGHPDRKALVVSSDHREAVELVTRLYDDLGFDAVDNSPLSESWRSAPGTPMWRHHVDGQSSEELVRNLQRAERIPG
- a CDS encoding potassium channel family protein; this encodes MAAESVPPSHERDGSGRARGVARWQHPAWASTGVLVAYFAFPVEWAGSTAAIAASLLLTVAGLALVGGAMALELRHVRRGAEMRPGGVLTIMVVALVAAFSLAFYLVELLAPRQFDGLSTRTDALYFTLSTMATVGYGDVHAEGQLARAMVCGLIVFSVVVVTSLVRSAAARPGR
- a CDS encoding NAD(P)H-binding protein; this encodes MRVLVTGATGYVGSRLVPSLLAAGHDVVAAARDLDALDRFAWSDRVERRYLDVEDTVSVHLAVREVDALFYLVHSMASGEFLKRDREAAQYVADACEYAQVSRIVYLSGLVPPGRLSDHLRSRLEVEDILLACAVPTTVLRAAMVIGAGSTSFELMRRVSERLAVTPVPAWMQRDIQPVAVEDVVYLLVRALDGDPDNRAYDVGGDEVLSYRELLDRFATLADLQRPQLVLPLAPECLVGEAVALVSGLPRATVRALVRSLAHDMVCTEDDVRRDLAPGHSFLSVDEAIVRSLAGQTQATDSDGDIQGQADSDPAWVGTTLR
- a CDS encoding pyridoxamine 5'-phosphate oxidase family protein, which codes for MDANRSLGRLAELTPYDCWSLLEDVEVGRVAWCTIDGPAVVPVNVTVADGALWFRTAPYSTLVNHCRGGRVAVEIDNLDPTRRAGWSVVVTGIAEIVDGDEVPGGVHLLDTWAPGSRTAHVRVETQQVTGRRLTPPAP
- a CDS encoding TetR/AcrR family transcriptional regulator yields the protein MAGRPRSFDRDAALAVAVEQFWRAGYDETSVAILTAAMGVTPPSLYAAFGDKHRLFEEASSVYFQRTCEAVDRAAALPTARDAIAQILDDAARAHTDSETPPGCLMLTEPRLAAQREALRRRLQDRLDQGVRDGDLPATTNTGRLALFLVAVLRGMSGCARDGGSAEEVMAIAEAALATLPQAPRVD
- a CDS encoding universal stress protein produces the protein MTDAPQTHLDSIFVGFDGSAPSEAALEWAAEQASLEGRPLVLVHAVAPLSSGAAASLGSLGIDTLRLREDILADAEALLERARKRATAGRPDLEVHQMARIADPRETLLSLAGEDRLVVVGSRGMGPVRSLLLGSVSLALTKHASGPVVIVRPNRAAEAPGDVLVAVALDGTDGPVLDLAFRVASFRGQQLTVLHCFWDASQVSSGSADVPDDEPGLEDLRAQISKLVEASQAAYPSVPVHLQLARGFVDARLLEASRHTGLVVLGHQRKPLLGELVYGSVAPQVVEASACSVAVVGLADPEH
- a CDS encoding GuaB1 family IMP dehydrogenase-related protein, producing the protein MHFLHDATSPHDLTYDDVFMVPRHSGVASRYDVDLATSDGTGTTIPLVVSNMTAIAGKRMAETVARRGGLVVIPQDIPFPVVEQVVADVKSRHLVFDTPIELTEHQTVAEALALIPKRAHRAAVVVDALGRPLGVVSESDCAEVDRFAQVGQVMNHRPVLIPDDADPRAAFDALDETGAILAVAVRRDGRLAGVLTRTGALRATLYRPAVDATGGLRVAAAVGVNGDVAGKAAELLGAGVDCLVVDTAHGHQDRMLDALRAVRALDPGVPVAAGNVVSAEGTRALVEAGADIVKVGVGPGAMCTTRMMTGVGRPQFSAVLECAAAARELGSHVWADGGVRHPRDVALALAAGASSVMVGSWFAGTHESPGDLLEDSQGRAYKVSFGMASARAVANRTSTESAYDRARKGLYEEGISSSRMYLDPARPGVEDLIDEICSGVRSACTYAGAATLAELHDRAVVGVQSAAGFHEGRPLATSW
- a CDS encoding isocitrate lyase/PEP mutase family protein, encoding MTDLQHRASELLRLHQDPSLLTVVNVWDVITAKVVSAVEGTTALATASHSIAASRGYEDGENIPVDEMIAEVARIVAATSLPVSADLEGGYGDAPETIRKAIGVGVVGANLEDQMKPLSEAAAQVEAVMRAAAAEGVADFVLNARTDAFLKAGDRDPADVLADAIARGRAFLDAGAPVVFVPGRLNEEQVVALVDALGPQRLTLIGIPGIPPLSRLEELGVARVSYGPMPQNVALTALAKLVEDVHAGGGVPADMRILN
- a CDS encoding LysR family substrate-binding domain-containing protein, yielding MDTRPFRVGFVTGATPDKWARVWRQRYPRTPLELVPVTQADQERGLREGSLDMALVRLPVNREGLHCIPLYDEVPVVVAGLEHLVAAADEVTLDDLADEQLVLPHESGWTPSAEQLDWPDMDLKDAVEVVASGTGILLVPMSVARLHQRKDVVYRPVTDLPTTKVGLAWLVDNDDDRVQTFIGIVRGRTERSSR